CGTCTATCTATGCGTGCCGGGCGTGTTCACCGGCGTGAACCTGGTTGCGGCGCTGTATTTGCAGAACACGCTCGGGCTCAGCGCGACGCATACGGGTGCGCTGATGGTGCCGTGGGCGATTGCGTCGTTCGTCGCGATCGCGACGACGCGCCGCGTTTTCCCGAAGTGGGGCGCGAGGCCACTGTTCATGTGCGGGATCGTGATCGACGGGATCGGCATCGCGCTGCTCGCGACGCCGCTCGCCGGTTTCGAGGCCGGGCGCGTGCTCGCCTTCGTCGCGATGGGGCTCGGCGCCAGCATGTGCACCAGCACGTCGCAAAGCGCCGCGTTCCTCGACGTGCCCGCCGCACGGATGGGCGACGCGAGCGCACTGTGGAACATCAACCGGCAACTGAGTTTCTGCCTCGGCGTCGCGGTGCTGGGCAGTGCGCTGAATTTCCTGCTGTCGATGCACGGCGACGACGCGCGGCTGCCGTACCAGCAGTGCTTCGGCCTGGCCGCGCTGCTGACGCTGCTGCCGCTGCCGTTCGTCGCGCGCCTCGCGGGGCGCCGCGCACCTGCCGGGCAGCCGGTTTCCCAACGTTCGTGAGGGTCGAGATGAGTGTGCCAAACCCGTTTTTCCAGGAAGTCGTCGACGCGCACGTCGACATCGAGCAATGGCTGTCCGGCCGCGCCGCGCGTGAAAGGCTCGCGCCGTTGCTCGCGCGTTTTTCGCGGCATTTTTCGATGATTTCGCTGCAGGGGCATGCGCTGGACTTCGCGGATGTCGACGTCCTGTTCTCGCGCGGCTTCGGCGCGCGCCCCGGCCTGCGGATCGCGATCGACGAGCTGCACGAAGTGAGCGCGTGGCAGGGCGGCGCGGCGATCGCCTATCGCGAGACGCAAGTCGACGGAGCGGGGCGGCGTACCGTCCGCCGTTCGAGCGTCGTGTTCGAGCGCGACGCGAGCGGCCGCATCGGCTGGCTGCGCCTGCATGAAACACCGGTGACGGGCTGACCGTCATCCGCAACGCCTGCCGTTGGGTGCCCGGCGGCAGGCGCACGTTGTCCGAGCGGCACCCAAGACTAGAAACCTGAGAGATGACCACAAAAGCAATCGAATCCGCGCGCCGCGAGAGCGCGCGGCGGCAGCGCGTCCGCGGCCGGAGGCGGGCATGACGGCGCAATCGTTCACCGATGCGGTGACGGCGCTCGTGCGCGATACCGAGGTGCACAAGGATCTCTACCTGTCGCCGCGAATCTTCGAGCTGGAGATGCGCCACCTGTTCGCGAACACGTGGGTCTACGTCGGCCATGTCAGCCAGATTCCGGAAGCCGGCGACTACGTGACGACGACGATCGGCGCGGAGCCGGTCGTGATGGTGCGCCACGTCGACGGGTCGGTGCGTGTGCTCCACAACCGCTGTTCGCACAAGGGCACGCAGCTCGTGACCGATGCGTGCGGCAACACGGGCACGTTCTTCCGCTGCCCGTACCACGCGTGGTCGTACCGGACCGACGGCAGCCTGTATGCGATCCCGCTGCGGCGCGGCTACGAGAACACGGGCTTCGAATCGTGCGAGGCTAGCAAGGGCATGCAGGCGGTCGGCGCGACTCATGACCATCGCGGTTTCGTGTTCTGCCGACTGAATGCGACGGGCGTCGGCTTCCACGCGTATTTCGGCGATGCGCTGTCGTCGCTCGACAATCTGGTCGACCGCTCGCCGGAAGGGCGCGTCGAAGTCGCGGGCGGCGTGTTCCGGTACGTGCATGCGTGCAACTGGAAGATGCTGGTCGAGAACCAGACCGACACCTGCCATCCGATGGTCGCGCACGAATCGTCGGCCGGCACGGCCGTGCGCGTGTGGGCGCGCGACGGCGCGCAAGGGGCGAAGCCGATGGCGGTCGAGCTGCTGGAGCCGTTCATCCAGCCGCATGCGTTCTTCGAGCAGATGGGGCTGCGCGTATGGCCGAACGGGCACGGCCACACCGGCACGGCCGATTCGATCCATGCGCGCTATACGCCGATTCCCGGGTATCACGAGAAGATGGTGGCGGCCTACGGCGAAGCGCGCGCGGCGCACATTCTCGGCGAGGTTCGCCACAACACGGTGCTGTTTCCGAACGCGATGGTGAAGGGGCCGATCCAGATCCTGCGCGTGTTCAAGCCGCTCGCGGCCGACCGCACGCTGGTGGAGTCGTGGTCGTTCCGTCTCGTCGGCGCACCCGATTCGCTGTTCGAGCGCACGCTGGCGTACAACCGGCTGATCAACGCGCCGACGTCGATCGTCGCGCACGACGATCTCGAAATGTACGAACGCGCGCAGCGCGGCCTCGCGACGCAGTCGCGCGACTGGGTGCACGTGGGGCGGCTGTTCGATCCGCAGGAGTTCGCACGGCCGACGTCGGAAACGAACGGCACCAGCGAGCAGCAGATCCGCAACCAGTTCCGCGCGTGGCTGCGCTACATCGCGCCCGCATCGACGACGGAGGCGGCCGATGCGCACCTTGCCGCATGATGCGCTCGCCGCGTTCGTCTACCAGGAGGCACGCCTGCTCGACGAGCGGCGCTACGACGACTGGCTCGCGCTGTACGCGGACGACGCACGCTACTGGATGCCGCTGTCGCCAGACCAGCCCGACACGGGGCTGCACGGCGCGCTGATGGACGAGGACCGGCTGCTGCTGCGCATCCGCATCGAACGTCTGGCCGGCCGCCGCACGTTTTCGCAGCAGCCGGCAAGCCGCGGCCATCATCTGCTCCAGCAGCCGCATGTCGAGCGCGCCGATCACGAGCACGGCGTGTACGTGCTGCGCACGCCGTTTCATTACATCGAAGCGCGACGCGACGAGCAGACGCTGTTCGCCGGCTGGTACACGCATGAACTTGCGGTGCGCGACGACGCGTTGCGCATTCGCGTGAAGCGCGTCGACCTCGTCAATGCCGACGCACCGCTCGGCAGCATCCACCTGCCCGTATGAGCCTTTGGCCCCGACTCCATGAACGCCCCTGAACGCCTGCCGCACACGCTACCGTACATCGACACGCTGTACGACTATGGCGCTTTCCTGTCCCGCACCGGCGGCCGTCTCGGCGCGCTGCAGGCCGAATGCGCGCGCGACGCGCGGATCGCGATCGTCGGCGCGGGCGTCGGCGGCCTCGTCGCGGCGTGCGAATTGCTGCGCGCGGGCGCCCGGCAGGTCGTCGTGTTCGAGGCGAACCGCGCGCGCGTCGGCGGCCGCCTGCTGACCCAGTCGATCAATCCCGATCATCCGCATCTGCTCGCCGAAATGGGCGCGATGCGTTTCCCGCCGTCGCAGGCAGCGCTGTATCACTACCTCGACCGGTTCGGCGTCGACAGCGCCTCGGCGTTTCCCGATCCGGGCATCGTCGACACCGAGATCCACTACCAGGGGCATGCGTACCGCTGGCCGGCCGGCGATGCGCCGCCCGCGCTGTTCGACCGCGTCGACCGCGGCTGGCGCGCGTTCATCCGCGACGGCGTGCGCCTCGACGACGGCACGCAACTGCCTGCGCCGGCCGGGTTGACGGCGCTGCTGCGCGCGCATTGCTACGACGAGGCGCGGCAGGGCTGGCAGCAGTACATCGACCGGTTCGGCGACGAGTCGTTCTATTCGGCGATCGTGAAGATCTTCACCGGCGCGACGCCGCCCGGCGGCGTGCGCTGGCGCAAGGGCGAGGACCTGCGCCTGTTCGGCACGCTCGGGATCGGGTCGGGCGGCTTCCAGCCGGTCTATCGCGCGTCGTTCCTCGAGATCCTGCGGATCGTCGTCAACGAGCTCGAGGTCGACCAGCGGCTGATCCCCGCCGGCATCTTCGCGCTCGCGCAGGGGTTGCTGGACGATGGCGGCGAGGCCGCGCGCGTGCGCGACTGCATCGTCTACGCGGCCGTGCGCGGTGTGACGAAGCAGCCGGACGGCGCGTTCGCGCTCGCGCTCGCGCTCGACGACGGGTCGACGCGCGTGTTCGACCGCGTGATCGTCGCGACGACGACACGCGCGATGCAAGTCGGCATGGGCATGACGGGCATCGCGAACCTGTTTGCGCCGGAAGTCGTCCGCGCGATCAACGAGACGCACATGGTCAGCTCGTCGAAGCTGTTCGTGCTGACCCGCGACAAGTTCTGGCTCAAGCACGGGCTGCCGCACAACATCCAGACCGACACGCTCGCGCGCGGCATCTATTGCCTCGACTATGCGCCCGACGATCCCGATGCGCATGGCGTCGTGCTGATCAGTTACACGTGGGAAGACGATTCGCACAAGATCCTGTCGCTCACCGACAAGATCGAGCGGTTCAAACGGCTCGTCGCCGAGATCGGCGTCGTGTCGCCGGCGTTCGCCGCGCACCTGCGCCCGCTCGACGACGACTACGCACGCAACGTCACGAGCCACGACTGGCTGTCGGACCGCTACGCGCTGGGCGCATTCAAGCTGAACTATCCGGGCGAGGACGTCCACTCGCAGGCGCTGTTCTACCAGTTCCAGACGGCGGCCGAGCCGGCGACGGACCGCGGGATCTACCTGGCCGGCTGCTGCTGCTCGTTTACGGGCGGCTGGATCGAAGGCGCGGTGCAGACCGCGATCAACGCGGCGAGCGCGGTGATCCGCAGCCTCGGTGGCACGCTCGCCGACGGCAACCCGCTCGACGCGATGCGCAGCCGCTATTGCTACGGCGATTGACGCGCCGCTACTGGTCCAGTTCCGGGTAGTGCCGGAAGATCCCCATGTCGTTGAACGGGATGCGGCGCGCCGACGCGAGATAGCGTGCGACGGGCGGATGCTGTGCGACGCGATCGTGCAGCGCGACGAGCGCCGCGACCTTCCGCTCGGCGCGCTTCATCGCTTTCGGGAATGCGTAGCGCAGGCCCTCGATCAGCTGGAACATCGACAAATCCGCGTAACTGAGCGTGCTGCCCGCGATATGGCTGCTCCCGTGCGGATTCTGTTCGAGCAGGCGATCGAAGTAGCCGAGGAATTTCGGCAGCCGATTCGCGAGGAAATCGGCTGCGCGCTCGGCGGCTTCCGCTTTCTGGTCCTCGTAGTACAGGCCGCTGCCGATCGGATGGTGCGTGTCGTGGATCTCGGTGACGAAATCGGCGACGGTCAGCTGGATCTGGTGTACCCATAGCCGGCCGGCTTCGTCGTCGGGCGCGAGCCCGAGCCGGGCGCCGAGGAACAGCAGGATGTTCGCGGTCTGCGCGACGACGATCTCGCCAACCTTCAGGAACGGCGGCGCGAACGGCACGCATTCCGCCTTCGTGCTGTCCATCATGCGCATCATCGCAGGCACCCCCATGCCACGCCCCGACTCGCGCGCGACGTCGACGTAGTCGGCCTCGGCCGCTTCGAGCGCGAGCCGCACGTATTCGCCGCGCCCCTGGATCTCGGGCCAGTAATAGAGTTCGTATCGCATGCTGTTCTCCTGTCAGGCGAGCCGGTTGCCGCCGGCATCGTGATGACCGGGCGGCCGTGCGCCGCCGGTGGCGAATAGACAGTCTAGGAGATCGCGCGAAAAGCGCCGCGCGCGGTGCGTCATGCGCCGCTGCCGCCGCGTTCGCCGCCTTCGGGGCCGTAGAAGAACACCCATGTCGAGAAGTCGTCGGAGAAGCCGGTGAAGCGATGCTCCGCGTGCGCGGGGACGAACAGCACGTCGCCGGCCGCGACATCGCATTCGCGTCCGTCGACGACGAAGTGCGACGTGCCGGTGGCGATCGCGTAGACCTCGTCGCGCGTATGCGGTTTTTGCCGGTCCTCGATGCGTGGCCGGTACAGCTCGACATCGAGCGAGCCGTGCCGAAACAGCGTCGTGAACAGCGTGCCTTCTTCGTCGAGGCGCGCGAGCGATTCCTGCAGGCCGAGCTTCATCGTGGGGGCTCCGGGGCGGATCGTGGGAACGTGCGTCGCGCCATCGTAGCGCGAAGTATCGGCACTCCGATACCCGGCGAGTGCCGCGAGCGCGCCACCAGCGAAACGAACTTGCGCCGGCTCGCCACGGGTGAAACGAATGCGTTTGTCGGCGAAGCAGGGTGGCGACAGGCCGGATTCGGGCGGCGGTTTCACCGCAATTTAACCGACGCCCGCTAGGATCGCGTTGCGTCGTTCGACACCTCGTCGCGAGCCGGTTTGCGTGACCGCGTCTCGCCTTGTCACCCGGTTGCCATTTCCCGAGAACCTGCGCATGCCGATGCCGGCGTCGAGCCATCGACACGGCCGTCATTCGCGTCATTTCGTCTTTCCCTCATGAGCCAGAA
The sequence above is drawn from the Burkholderia stabilis genome and encodes:
- a CDS encoding DUF4440 domain-containing protein — encoded protein: MSVPNPFFQEVVDAHVDIEQWLSGRAARERLAPLLARFSRHFSMISLQGHALDFADVDVLFSRGFGARPGLRIAIDELHEVSAWQGGAAIAYRETQVDGAGRRTVRRSSVVFERDASGRIGWLRLHETPVTG
- a CDS encoding aromatic ring-hydroxylating dioxygenase subunit alpha produces the protein MTAQSFTDAVTALVRDTEVHKDLYLSPRIFELEMRHLFANTWVYVGHVSQIPEAGDYVTTTIGAEPVVMVRHVDGSVRVLHNRCSHKGTQLVTDACGNTGTFFRCPYHAWSYRTDGSLYAIPLRRGYENTGFESCEASKGMQAVGATHDHRGFVFCRLNATGVGFHAYFGDALSSLDNLVDRSPEGRVEVAGGVFRYVHACNWKMLVENQTDTCHPMVAHESSAGTAVRVWARDGAQGAKPMAVELLEPFIQPHAFFEQMGLRVWPNGHGHTGTADSIHARYTPIPGYHEKMVAAYGEARAAHILGEVRHNTVLFPNAMVKGPIQILRVFKPLAADRTLVESWSFRLVGAPDSLFERTLAYNRLINAPTSIVAHDDLEMYERAQRGLATQSRDWVHVGRLFDPQEFARPTSETNGTSEQQIRNQFRAWLRYIAPASTTEAADAHLAA
- a CDS encoding aromatic-ring-hydroxylating dioxygenase subunit beta, whose protein sequence is MRTLPHDALAAFVYQEARLLDERRYDDWLALYADDARYWMPLSPDQPDTGLHGALMDEDRLLLRIRIERLAGRRTFSQQPASRGHHLLQQPHVERADHEHGVYVLRTPFHYIEARRDEQTLFAGWYTHELAVRDDALRIRVKRVDLVNADAPLGSIHLPV
- a CDS encoding flavin monoamine oxidase family protein, translating into MNAPERLPHTLPYIDTLYDYGAFLSRTGGRLGALQAECARDARIAIVGAGVGGLVAACELLRAGARQVVVFEANRARVGGRLLTQSINPDHPHLLAEMGAMRFPPSQAALYHYLDRFGVDSASAFPDPGIVDTEIHYQGHAYRWPAGDAPPALFDRVDRGWRAFIRDGVRLDDGTQLPAPAGLTALLRAHCYDEARQGWQQYIDRFGDESFYSAIVKIFTGATPPGGVRWRKGEDLRLFGTLGIGSGGFQPVYRASFLEILRIVVNELEVDQRLIPAGIFALAQGLLDDGGEAARVRDCIVYAAVRGVTKQPDGAFALALALDDGSTRVFDRVIVATTTRAMQVGMGMTGIANLFAPEVVRAINETHMVSSSKLFVLTRDKFWLKHGLPHNIQTDTLARGIYCLDYAPDDPDAHGVVLISYTWEDDSHKILSLTDKIERFKRLVAEIGVVSPAFAAHLRPLDDDYARNVTSHDWLSDRYALGAFKLNYPGEDVHSQALFYQFQTAAEPATDRGIYLAGCCCSFTGGWIEGAVQTAINAASAVIRSLGGTLADGNPLDAMRSRYCYGD
- a CDS encoding glutathione S-transferase, with the protein product MRYELYYWPEIQGRGEYVRLALEAAEADYVDVARESGRGMGVPAMMRMMDSTKAECVPFAPPFLKVGEIVVAQTANILLFLGARLGLAPDDEAGRLWVHQIQLTVADFVTEIHDTHHPIGSGLYYEDQKAEAAERAADFLANRLPKFLGYFDRLLEQNPHGSSHIAGSTLSYADLSMFQLIEGLRYAFPKAMKRAERKVAALVALHDRVAQHPPVARYLASARRIPFNDMGIFRHYPELDQ
- a CDS encoding cupin domain-containing protein; translation: MKLGLQESLARLDEEGTLFTTLFRHGSLDVELYRPRIEDRQKPHTRDEVYAIATGTSHFVVDGRECDVAAGDVLFVPAHAEHRFTGFSDDFSTWVFFYGPEGGERGGSGA